The following are from one region of the Salminus brasiliensis chromosome 14, fSalBra1.hap2, whole genome shotgun sequence genome:
- the b4galnt1a gene encoding beta-1,4 N-acetylgalactosaminyltransferase 1a isoform X5, with protein MPFGKGWFAGRNLAISQVTTKYVLWVDDDFIFTSNTRLEKMVEVLERTTLDLVGGAVREVTGYTATYRHTISIEDGGEEGDCLHIRRGFHHIIEGFPNCVVADAVINFFMARTEKVRQVGFDPRLVRVAHLEFFVDGLGSLHVGSCDDVIVNHASKIKGMLPWGQSETDKAYSKFRYPAASNIQNALFYFKNHLKCITSN; from the exons ATGCCATTTGGAAAG GGATGGTTTGCTGGGCGTAATCTCGCCATCTCTCAGGTGACCACAAAGTACGTGCTATGGGTGGACGATGATTTCATCTTCACCTCCAACACGAGACTGGAAAAGATGGTGGAGGTTTTGGAGCGCACCACTTTAGACCTG GTGGGAGGGGCCGTGCGGGAGGTAACCGGCTACACCGCCACCTATCGACACACAATCTCCATTGAAGACGGTGGAGAAGAGGGAGATTGTCTACACATAAGAAGAGGCTTTCATCACATCATTGAGGGCTTCCCTAATTGTGTGGTCGCTGATGCAGTCATTAACTTCTTCATGGCTCGCACTGAGAAGGTGCGGCAAGTTGGCTTCGACCCTCGTCTGGTGCGGGTTGCCCACCTTG AGTTCTTCGTTGATGGCCTTGGCTCGCTCCATGTGGGTTCCTGTGACGACGTCATAGTCAATCATGCCTCCAAGATCAAAGGCATGTTGCCATGGGGACAGTCGGAGACTGATAAAGCCTACTCCAAGTTCCGCTATCCCGCTGCCTCCAACATTcaaaatgctctgttttacttCAAGAACCACTTAAAATGTATAACCAGCAATTAA